CCGGCGACGGCGTCGCGGTGGTCGGCGACGTCGGGGCCGGGATCGATCACGACGATCTCGTCGATGCCCACGAGGTAGGTGTTGGCCCCGGCCTCGCCACCGACGTCGAGCGCGATGCGACGCACCAGCGGGCTGAGCGCTCGCGCCACCCCCGGCACGATCGGCGGTGGGACGTCGTCGATCTCTTCGTCGGTCATGCGAGGTCTCCGTGGGTCGGGGTGGGCGCGTCGAGCCCGCGGTCGAGGTCGGGGTCGCCGGGGAGGCGGATCCGCACGCCACCGTCCTCGTGGACCAGGTCGGGTGCGGCGGCGGTGGCCGTGGCGGCGCCGAGCATCTCGTCGACGTCGTCGAAGCGGACGAGCGCCTCGAGCGTGCGCGCCGTCGGCTGGATGACGTCGATCCGCCCTGCGGCGGCGAGCTCGAGGGCGTCGGCGGGCCGGAGCCACGTGACGTCGACCGTCTCCCGGTCGTCGTGGCGGGCGTCCTGGCCCTCGGGAGCGCGGGCGAGGAAGAAGCGGGTGTCGTAGCGCCGGGGAGGGCCGACCGGGGTGACCCAGTGCGAGAAGTAGTGGAGCGCGTCGACCGCGAGCGAGAGGCCCTCGGCCGTGCAGATCTCGGTCAGCGTCCGGCGTCCGGCGTCGAGCGCCGCCCGGTGCTCGGCGAACCGCCCTCGGCGCACGGGATCGTCGAGGCGGAGCATCGTGCCGTCGTCGTCGTAGGCGAGGAGGACGCCGACCTCCTCGAAGCACTCCCGGATGGCGGCCACCCAGTAGGCGAGCCCGCCGCCCTCGACGCCGAGCCGCACCGAGGCCTCCAGGTCGGGGAGGCGGTCGACGGGGCCACCGGGGCCGATCCGATCGGCGGGGTCGACGGCACCACCGGGGAAGACGTGGGCACCGCCGACGAAGACGTTGGCCGGGTGGCGCCGCACCATCATCACCTCGGGCCCGGAGGGGGCGTCCCGCACGAGCATCACCGTGGCGGCCGGGCGCACCTGCACGGCGGCCGGGTCGGCGGCCGTCATCGTCCGAGCTCTCCGCCCCGCCCCGTGGGGTCGTCGGGGTCGCCGTCGCCGGCCGGCGTCTCCCAGGACTCGGCCTCCCAGACGTCGCGGGTGTCGGCGGCGCGGTCGCGCCCGGAGAACGGGAAGCGCGAGGCCGCGCTGTCGATCACCCGCACGGCGGTGATCCGCGAGATCAGCGCGCTGCGGACGATCGCCCGGGTGGGCGGCAGCAGGAGCAGCAGGCCGAGGACGTCGCTGGTGAACCCCGGCGTGAGCAGCAGGGCGCCGGCGAACAGCACCAAGGCACCGTCGACGATCTCGCGGTGGGGGACCTGCCCGTTGCGCAGCGTGCTGTTGAAGCGCCGCCAGATGGCGATGCCCTGGCGCTTCACGAGCCACGCGCCGAGCACGCTCATCACGACGAGCAGCGCCAGCGTCTCGACCACGCCGATGACCTGCGCGACCTGCACGATGACGTACAGCTCGAGGAGCGGTACGACGAGGAACAGCAGCGCGAGCACCGGCATGGTGATCCAGGCTACCGGCGGGGATCCGCAGCCGGCCGGGCCCGAGAGGACGGCCCGGGTCGGCCGTCGGCCCCGTCCGGAGGGTTCAGCTCAGCTCGGAGGCGAGCAGCTGGCGGCGCTCGTTCTCGTTCAGCCCGCCCCAGATGCCGTGCGGCTCACGGATCGCGACCGCGTAGTCCAGGCACGGCTGGCGCACCGAGCAGCCGGCGCAGATGACCTTCGCCCGCGACTCGCGCTCCAGCTTCTCGTCCTTGCGTTCGAACTGCGGTGGCGGGAAGAACACGGCTGCCTGCGGCCCCCTGCACGCTGCCCTCACCTGCCACGATTCCTCGGTCCTCTGTGCGCTCACGCTCAGAACCCCCTTCCGTGGCAGGCGACCCTATGCCCGGATGTCGGCTGAGACAAGGGTCACTTTCGCGAGGCCGGCAGGAGCCTCTCGCGGCGATCGGTTCAGGCGTCGGGCACCGTGTGGGACCGGTCGCGGTGGTCCCGCGCCGCGCCCTCCTCGGGC
This portion of the Actinomarinicola tropica genome encodes:
- a CDS encoding NUDIX hydrolase: MTAADPAAVQVRPAATVMLVRDAPSGPEVMMVRRHPANVFVGGAHVFPGGAVDPADRIGPGGPVDRLPDLEASVRLGVEGGGLAYWVAAIRECFEEVGVLLAYDDDGTMLRLDDPVRRGRFAEHRAALDAGRRTLTEICTAEGLSLAVDALHYFSHWVTPVGPPRRYDTRFFLARAPEGQDARHDDRETVDVTWLRPADALELAAAGRIDVIQPTARTLEALVRFDDVDEMLGAATATAAAPDLVHEDGGVRIRLPGDPDLDRGLDAPTPTHGDLA
- a CDS encoding FxsA family protein, giving the protein MPVLALLFLVVPLLELYVIVQVAQVIGVVETLALLVVMSVLGAWLVKRQGIAIWRRFNSTLRNGQVPHREIVDGALVLFAGALLLTPGFTSDVLGLLLLLPPTRAIVRSALISRITAVRVIDSAASRFPFSGRDRAADTRDVWEAESWETPAGDGDPDDPTGRGGELGR
- a CDS encoding WhiB family transcriptional regulator, with translation MSAQRTEESWQVRAACRGPQAAVFFPPPQFERKDEKLERESRAKVICAGCSVRQPCLDYAVAIREPHGIWGGLNENERRQLLASELS